A single window of Ferrimonas balearica DSM 9799 DNA harbors:
- a CDS encoding diguanylate cyclase domain-containing protein encodes MKVRAKVTILFSFLLTAAIANTYFIFALDQQGEEKRRRVAHTHEVILESERLLGHLVDAETGQRGYLLTANAAYLAPYHRALSAISTKQNRLSFLTAKDPQQQALLRQIDRSIALQLQELKATIELNAAGEQTIAMKVMSLNQGKYFMDDIRRQMRRFASHEREQLALHQGEFNQYRVEIKTLIYAEFVFFICLALFTFFFLRNSLFSRLSVLLNSVEKIKDGKVVSQAELQSNDEISLLMDAFVDLSYRVNQRERVLEFKAHHDELTGLKNRLALREDLETALEQLKQDKLALLFIDVNGLKSLNDSKGHDYGDALLCETACRLQASVRDTDVVYRIGGDEFIVLLKHIKAVSDVDRVLSKMHRSFIKPMTYNGAIVPLSASVGIAIAPDDAATAEALITFSDSAMYHAKLSGNAGFRYHRPS; translated from the coding sequence ATGAAGGTGAGGGCCAAGGTCACCATCTTATTTTCGTTTTTGCTCACCGCAGCAATTGCCAACACCTACTTTATCTTCGCGCTGGATCAGCAAGGCGAGGAGAAGCGGCGTAGGGTGGCCCATACCCATGAGGTGATTCTCGAATCGGAACGCCTGTTGGGGCACCTTGTTGATGCGGAAACCGGCCAGCGTGGCTACCTGCTCACCGCGAATGCGGCCTACCTGGCTCCCTACCATCGAGCCCTGAGCGCCATCTCCACCAAACAGAATCGGCTGAGTTTCCTCACCGCAAAGGATCCACAGCAGCAGGCGCTATTGCGGCAGATTGACCGCAGCATAGCCCTCCAGCTGCAGGAGCTGAAGGCCACTATCGAGCTCAATGCTGCCGGTGAGCAGACCATCGCCATGAAGGTGATGTCGTTAAATCAGGGCAAATACTTTATGGACGACATTCGCCGCCAGATGCGCCGCTTTGCCAGCCACGAGCGGGAACAGTTGGCGCTGCATCAGGGCGAATTCAACCAGTACCGGGTGGAGATTAAGACCCTGATCTACGCCGAGTTCGTGTTCTTTATCTGTCTGGCGCTATTCACCTTTTTCTTTCTGCGCAACAGCCTGTTCTCGCGCCTGTCGGTGTTGTTGAACAGCGTTGAGAAGATCAAAGACGGCAAGGTCGTCAGTCAGGCGGAGTTGCAGTCAAACGATGAGATCAGCCTGCTGATGGATGCCTTTGTGGACCTCAGCTATCGGGTGAACCAGCGTGAGCGGGTGCTGGAGTTTAAGGCCCATCACGATGAGCTGACCGGTTTGAAGAATCGACTGGCGCTGCGGGAGGATCTCGAAACGGCGCTGGAGCAACTGAAGCAGGACAAACTGGCGTTGCTCTTTATTGACGTCAATGGACTTAAAAGCCTGAACGACAGCAAAGGTCACGATTATGGTGATGCCTTGCTGTGTGAAACCGCCTGTCGCCTGCAGGCCAGCGTCCGGGACACCGACGTGGTTTATCGCATCGGCGGTGACGAGTTTATCGTCCTGTTGAAACACATTAAGGCGGTGTCGGACGTCGACCGTGTGCTGAGCAAGATGCACCGCAGCTTTATCAAACCCATGACCTACAACGGTGCCATCGTGCCCCTGTCCGCCAGTGTGGGCATTGCCATTGCCCCGGACGATGCCGCCACCGCTGAAGCGCTGATCACCTTTTCTGATAGCGCGATGTATCACGCCAAGCTCAGCGGCAATGCGGGATTCCGCTATCACCGGCCCTCTTAG